One Ostrea edulis chromosome 2, xbOstEdul1.1, whole genome shotgun sequence genomic region harbors:
- the LOC125681226 gene encoding ankycorbin-like, whose protein sequence is METAAQNMIWESVINNNKDTLQKLLKCGVDPNITDANGEPLIFTLIVNGDLESLKMLLDYCDVNTENEDGRTSLMLAIEMDDMETIRVLIKAGARVNKKDNSGKTPLLLALEEGKFRISEYLIKHGSDVNEMDDLGQTALHLVATGQHNDSTKIVKILFHCGYMMKEADKWICPEDLIGNKRLQSKQSKILHKIKAIWKMITREDNVITRGS, encoded by the exons ATGGAAACTGCAGCTCAGAATATGATTTGGGAAAGTGTTATCAACAACAATAAGGATACATTgcaaaaattgttgaaatgtGGAGTCGATCCTAATATTACTGATGCGAATGGAGAACCTCTGATTTTTACCCTTATTGTTAATGGGGATTTGGAATCACTGAAGATGCTATTAGATTACTGTGATGTCAACACTGAAAACGAAGATGGGAGAACTTCTCTGATGCTGGCTATTGAAATGGACGATATGGAGACGATCAGAGTTTTAATCAAAGCAG GTGCTCGTGTGAACAAGAAAGATAATTCCGGTAAAACTCCTTTGTTGTTGGCTTTGGAGGAAGGAAAATTCAGAATCTCAGAATACCTTATCAAACACGGAAGTGATGTGAATGAAATGGATGATCTTGGTCAAACAGCCCTACATCTTGTTGCCACGGGGCAACATAATGACTCtacaaaaattgttaaaatcctatTTCACTGCGGATATATGATGAAAGAGGCAGATAAGTGGATATGCCCTGAGGACCTGATAGGCAATAAACGTCTTCAGTCCAAACAATCCAAAATACTTCATAAAATCAAAGCGATCTGGAAGATGATCACAAGAGAGGACAATGTGATAACAAGAGGCTCCTGA